Proteins from a genomic interval of Spiroplasma endosymbiont of Lonchoptera lutea:
- the rpsR gene encoding 30S ribosomal protein S18 has product MENKRINVNRFKKRKKPCFFTKNKVNYINYRDVEELKKYISANGQILTRRVSGNCSFHQRMVAMAIKRARTVALLPYLVK; this is encoded by the coding sequence ATGGAAAATAAGCGTATAAATGTAAATCGGTTTAAAAAGCGAAAAAAACCATGTTTTTTTACAAAAAATAAAGTTAATTACATTAACTATAGAGATGTTGAAGAATTAAAAAAATATATTTCTGCTAATGGACAGATTTTAACAAGAAGAGTTAGTGGTAATTGCTCTTTCCATCAAAGAATGGTGGCAATGGCAATTAAAAGAGCAAGAACCGTGGCTTTATTACCATATCTTGTAAAATAA
- a CDS encoding IS30 family transposase, whose translation MYKYLTIESIIAIKEYKSYGFSIRKIAKAIDYSKSTVHRVCKLLNQNLLPLEILNQVQKNKQNAGRKLIILTLTEINTINHLLITKNYALDIIADFLKKNKIKNISTKTLYNMFKTNRMGFDEKNLLRKGKNKPHKQKETKGRINNCKSIHERNLIIPNIKNIQEFGHLEGDTIVGKDHKSSIITLADIWSKTTIPLKTKNHKAESITQSIIKFISKLIPGTIKTITFDRGKEFSKWKLIEKNCNVKIYFADAGKPCQRGLNENNNGILRRYLPKSTDLSSYKQKDLNSIAFQINSTPRKSLSYKRPIDLIQLF comes from the coding sequence ATGTATAAGTATCTGACTATTGAATCAATAATAGCAATAAAAGAATATAAAAGTTATGGATTTTCTATTCGTAAAATAGCAAAAGCAATTGATTATAGTAAATCAACTGTACACAGAGTTTGTAAATTATTAAATCAAAACTTATTACCATTAGAAATATTGAATCAAGTTCAAAAAAATAAACAAAATGCAGGTAGAAAATTAATAATTTTAACTTTAACAGAAATTAATACTATCAATCATTTGTTAATTACTAAAAATTATGCTCTTGATATAATTGCTGATTTTTTAAAGAAAAATAAAATAAAAAATATTTCAACAAAAACTTTATATAACATGTTTAAAACAAATCGAATGGGTTTTGATGAAAAAAATTTATTGAGAAAAGGCAAAAATAAACCTCATAAACAAAAAGAAACTAAGGGCAGAATTAATAATTGTAAATCTATTCATGAAAGAAATTTAATCATTCCAAATATTAAAAATATACAAGAATTTGGCCATTTAGAGGGAGATACTATCGTTGGTAAAGATCATAAAAGTTCTATTATTACTTTAGCTGATATATGATCAAAAACCACAATTCCTTTGAAAACTAAAAATCATAAAGCAGAAAGTATTACACAAAGTATAATAAAATTTATTTCAAAATTAATACCAGGAACAATTAAAACTATTACTTTTGATCGTGGTAAAGAATTTAGTAAATGAAAATTAATTGAAAAAAATTGTAATGTTAAAATTTATTTTGCAGATGCCGGCAAACCTTGTCAAAGAGGTTTAAATGAGAACAATAATGGTATTTTAAGAAGATATTTACCAAAATCTACTGATTTATCTTCATATAAACAAAAAGACTTAAATTCTATAGCATTTCAAATTAATTCTACACCCAGAAAATCATTATCTTATAAAAGACCAATAGATTTAATACAATTATTTTAA
- the rplI gene encoding 50S ribosomal protein L9, whose translation MKVILLKNLKNYGKKNDIITVADGYAKNYLLPQKIAIVASSQALVQLGKQQQKFDNEVNEKKLENEALKLEIEKIILNFDLKINKNKVFGTITSKQIIEKLSQEYNIQVDKKQLVNYQNINIKLFNDIFAILKIQVVGKK comes from the coding sequence GTGAAAGTAATTTTATTGAAAAATTTAAAAAATTATGGTAAGAAAAACGATATTATTACCGTTGCTGATGGATATGCAAAAAACTATTTATTACCACAAAAAATAGCAATTGTGGCTTCAAGTCAAGCTTTAGTGCAGTTAGGAAAACAACAACAAAAATTTGATAATGAAGTTAATGAAAAAAAGCTTGAAAATGAAGCATTAAAATTAGAAATTGAAAAGATAATTTTAAATTTTGATTTGAAAATTAATAAAAATAAGGTATTTGGAACAATTACTAGTAAACAAATTATTGAAAAATTAAGTCAAGAGTATAATATTCAAGTAGATAAAAAACAGTTAGTTAATTATCAAAATATTAATATTAAATTATTTAATGATATTTTTGCAATTTTGAAAATTCAAGTTGTGGGTAAAAAGTAA
- the dnaB gene encoding replicative DNA helicase, translating to MTITNNFLLEDAEVSVLAAVINSKNASDEVVALLNENDFINSRHKLIFKAIISLYNHQLPIDLPILTDMLVKQQSLNQAGGVEYLTLITQSYISDANLDDYLKIIVERTMLRNLQVVTQDITKKINTEISVWELLGIAERQILEIANNRKKNEFKSTKDVVDATLSKIEKLQNSDNQLTGSDSGFMQLNKITNGFQNGDFIILAARPSMGKTALALNFAVNCARVYKDSAVVIFSLEMPTEQLILRILGSETKIGSMQIKTGKNLTSRNWQDLTSVGSKLKQSNIFIDDSPGLRVIELISKLRKLSRNYDLKLVVIDYLQLLAGDGENRQQEISNISRSLKALARELEVPIVCLSQLSRKVESREDKRPLMSDLRESGAIEQDADLIMFLYREDYYEKKEDSLNEESHKAQLIISKHRNGPTGIVELLFLQKYGNFIDYNKTVNKNEKKEGTQYEKDVFSN from the coding sequence ATGACTATTACTAATAATTTTTTATTAGAAGATGCTGAGGTTAGTGTTTTAGCGGCAGTTATTAATTCTAAAAATGCTAGTGATGAGGTTGTTGCTCTGCTTAATGAGAATGATTTTATTAATTCCCGTCATAAATTAATTTTTAAAGCCATTATTTCGTTATATAATCATCAATTACCAATTGATTTACCAATTTTAACTGATATGTTAGTTAAACAACAAAGTCTTAATCAGGCTGGCGGGGTGGAATATTTGACTTTGATTACGCAAAGTTATATTAGTGATGCTAATTTAGATGATTATTTAAAAATTATTGTTGAACGGACAATGTTAAGAAATTTGCAAGTAGTAACCCAAGATATTACTAAGAAAATTAATACTGAGATTAGTGTGTGAGAACTTTTAGGAATTGCTGAACGACAGATTTTGGAAATTGCTAATAATCGTAAAAAAAATGAGTTTAAAAGTACTAAGGATGTTGTTGATGCGACATTATCTAAGATTGAAAAGTTGCAAAATAGTGATAATCAATTAACAGGTTCAGATAGTGGTTTTATGCAATTAAATAAGATTACTAATGGCTTTCAAAATGGTGATTTTATTATTTTGGCAGCGCGACCATCAATGGGGAAAACAGCTTTAGCATTAAATTTTGCTGTTAATTGTGCACGAGTTTATAAAGATAGTGCTGTGGTCATTTTTTCTTTAGAAATGCCAACTGAACAACTAATTTTAAGAATTTTAGGTTCAGAAACAAAAATTGGTTCAATGCAAATTAAAACGGGAAAAAATTTAACAAGTCGTAATTGACAAGATTTAACTAGTGTTGGTAGTAAATTAAAGCAAAGTAATATTTTTATTGATGATTCGCCGGGATTACGAGTGATTGAGTTAATTTCTAAATTAAGAAAATTAAGTCGTAATTATGACTTAAAATTGGTTGTTATTGATTATTTACAATTATTAGCTGGTGATGGTGAGAATCGACAACAAGAAATTTCTAATATTTCTCGAAGTTTAAAGGCATTAGCAAGAGAGTTAGAAGTTCCAATTGTTTGTTTGTCACAATTATCGCGAAAAGTGGAATCAAGAGAAGATAAACGACCATTAATGTCTGATTTGCGTGAATCAGGTGCAATTGAACAGGATGCTGACTTAATTATGTTTCTTTATCGTGAAGATTATTATGAAAAGAAAGAAGATAGTTTGAATGAAGAATCACATAAAGCACAATTAATTATTTCTAAGCATCGTAATGGTCCCACTGGCATAGTAGAATTACTTTTTTTACAAAAGTATGGTAATTTTATTGATTATAATAAGACTGTGAATAAAAATGAAAAGAAAGAAGGAACACAATATGAAAAGGATGTTTTCAGTAATTAG
- a CDS encoding uracil-DNA glycosylase encodes MFQNIHPSWKDFLISQTTQPYFIELVSKVSLAYKNNQCYPQPQDILRLLKIVSFNDIKVVILGQDPYHQPNQANGLAFGVNQGVKLPPSLKNIFVELENDLGIIVQNGDLTKWVRSGVFLLNTVLTVQKDQPFSHANFNWQQFTDNLIKYIDNYHNNVIFVLWGKKAQAKINLINDQKHLILMGAHYGFFNQKYFSKINEYLIKHNKKPIDWQL; translated from the coding sequence ATGTTCCAAAATATTCATCCTAGTTGGAAAGATTTTCTTATTAGTCAAACTACTCAACCTTATTTTATTGAATTAGTTAGCAAAGTATCATTAGCATATAAAAATAATCAATGTTATCCACAGCCACAAGATATTTTAAGGTTATTAAAAATTGTTAGTTTTAATGATATTAAAGTAGTTATTTTAGGACAAGATCCGTATCATCAACCAAACCAAGCTAATGGTTTGGCTTTTGGTGTTAATCAAGGTGTTAAGTTGCCACCAAGTTTAAAAAATATTTTTGTAGAATTGGAAAATGATTTAGGAATTATTGTACAAAATGGTGATTTAACTAAATGAGTCCGAAGTGGTGTTTTTCTTTTAAATACTGTTTTAACAGTACAAAAAGATCAACCATTTTCACATGCTAATTTTAATTGGCAACAATTTACTGATAATCTCATAAAATATATTGACAATTATCATAATAATGTTATTTTTGTTTTATGAGGTAAAAAAGCACAAGCAAAGATTAATTTAATTAATGACCAAAAGCATCTTATTCTTATGGGAGCACATTATGGGTTTTTTAATCAAAAGTATTTTAGTAAGATTAATGAATACTTGATAAAGCATAATAAGAAGCCGATTGATTGGCAGTTATAG
- a CDS encoding Pr6Pr family membrane protein: protein MKNFFKRFFSKSKILFFTSVANALVLLKDWKFVYKLMTFLILFSFFLAGVVYGVFVEYWYINPKTSQLDMPRLYNFNVLVSFWSVQTNILACLYFFYALLYYNKTATNKFTNLTTQTSITIYITVTMVLFWLLVFYGVGTGLSYEFASNADRVIGITMHAITPLLTLIYLLLSLGKTQILYKKYFTRQIFWMLGYPIGYLIFINLRAKLLYDDGIRIFLFPYEFVDFYHPIFPLPVVWNNILLVGLGISFLVGINVILIVINNLIYKKTKHISKK, encoded by the coding sequence ATGAAGAATTTTTTTAAACGATTTTTTAGTAAAAGTAAAATATTGTTTTTTACTAGTGTTGCTAATGCCTTAGTTTTGCTAAAAGATTGAAAATTTGTTTATAAGTTAATGACATTTTTAATTTTATTTAGTTTCTTTTTAGCTGGTGTCGTTTATGGGGTATTTGTTGAATATTGATATATTAATCCTAAAACTTCACAACTTGATATGCCACGGTTATATAATTTTAATGTTTTAGTTAGTTTTTGGTCGGTGCAAACTAATATATTAGCTTGTTTATATTTCTTTTATGCTTTACTTTATTATAATAAAACGGCAACTAATAAGTTTACTAATTTGACAACCCAAACTAGTATTACAATATATATTACAGTAACAATGGTTTTATTTTGGTTGTTAGTATTTTATGGTGTGGGAACAGGGTTATCGTATGAATTTGCTTCCAATGCTGATCGGGTTATTGGCATTACAATGCATGCCATAACACCATTATTAACATTAATTTACTTATTATTATCGTTAGGGAAAACTCAGATTTTATATAAAAAATATTTTACTCGCCAAATATTTTGAATGCTAGGATATCCGATTGGTTATCTCATATTTATTAATTTAAGGGCTAAGTTATTATATGATGATGGTATTAGGATTTTTTTATTTCCTTATGAGTTTGTTGATTTTTATCATCCGATATTTCCTTTACCAGTAGTTTGAAATAATATTTTGTTAGTAGGATTGGGAATATCATTTTTAGTAGGGATAAATGTTATTTTGATTGTTATTAATAATTTAATTTATAAGAAGACAAAACATATAAGTAAAAAGTAA
- a CDS encoding spiroplasma phage ORF1-like family protein codes for MYPRYFYFSDQYQYLDFHLYYAYQNRFYKTKYGKNFNYDFSVKNSFKINGNEEYVLPNKKDIYALKQSNRIENAKL; via the coding sequence ATTTATCCCCGCTATTTTTATTTTTCAGATCAATATCAATACTTAGATTTTCACTTATATTATGCTTACCAAAATCGATTCTACAAAACAAAATATGGTAAGAATTTCAACTATGATTTTTCAGTAAAAAATAGCTTTAAAATTAATGGTAACGAAGAATATGTATTACCAAATAAAAAAGATATATATGCTTTGAAACAGTCAAATCGGATTGAAAATGCCAAATTGTAA